A part of Aegilops tauschii subsp. strangulata cultivar AL8/78 chromosome 2, Aet v6.0, whole genome shotgun sequence genomic DNA contains:
- the LOC141041683 gene encoding uncharacterized protein isoform X1: protein MPPKAPKAPITCNWMRSNVTDETLTDFMKSGYLPKKDVMSYRAPDPSEERPQPKDGEVVIFADHMSRGFAPLGSKFFRDVLNFFDLRPQDIGPNSVSNICNFQVFCEVYLGEEPSLLLFRELFYLNRQNECANGPSLELGGISIQRRRDCLFPYAEPPSHPKDWNQTWFYCQDTSPADESPLPGFRPSRLEPTHPLSDKLTQAERQPLLPTINKIKALLGNGLNGIDLIRVWISWRVIPLSRRPGLMCEYTGRKDDPLRHSRNDLPEDVAEDMTKALLNESLADCGRTGLAPFCKTNPAPAADDKFWKVKYDHEAAKKARKAKKAAKRAAPRKKGSRPTASELLQLSDSSESEDDTGASNPVIEEVMILFSDSEPLPRLKVRRVTRKVRFSHPLAYQDPQFLLKQQTHESRRHTRTNKDADLSSGLPDASRKRRTEETSPSSGDSMESNLPTFKTVPGAQAKLSKRAKKNKPVEEPDLPEPEVAAQEPPAASAPEATAPTDKPIAEASANPEASSSAQPADDPDVVITRTEFVEPGRPTALAKCSAKEELLGRHRANLDLSDYANLSIEEIIFGYISQVHKSRDLEIAMVNQIQQK from the exons atgcctcccaaagctcctaaagcacccatcacttgcaattggatgaggtccaacgtcaccgacgagaccttaaCGGATTTCATGAAGTCAGGTTACCTGCCTAaaaaggacgtcatgtcctaccgtgcccctgacccgtcagaggagagaccacagccaaaggacggggaggtagtgatttttgcggatcacatgagccggggcttcgcaccgctcggctcaaagttcttcagagatgtactgaatttcttcgacctgcggcctcaagacataggacccaactcagtgtcaaacatatgcaatttccaagtgttctgtgaggtctaccttggagaagaacccagcttgctgctcttcagagagctcttctacctgaaccgtcagaacgagtgtgccaacgggccaagcttggaacttggtggcatCTCTATCCAGCGacggagggactgccttttcccttacgccgagccgccaagccaccccaaagactggaaccagacatggttctattgccaagacacgtcgccggctgatgagagcccgctgcccggctttcgcccctcgcgtctggaaccaacacaccctctgtcagacaagctaactcaagcggagcgccaacctctactccccaccattaacaagatcaaggctctcctgggcaatggtctcaacggaattgaccttatccgggtctggatctcgtggcgggtgatcccattgagccgccgccccggcttaatgtgtgagtacacgggccgaaaggatgatcccctgagacacagccgcaacgatcttcctgaagacgttgctgaggacatgaccaaggctcttttgaacgagagcttggcagactgcgggaggaccgggctagcccccttctgcaagaccaacccagccccagcg gctgatgacaaattctggaaggtcaaatatgaccatgaggcggccaagaaggccaggaaagccaagaaagccgccaagagagccgctccccgcaagaagggaagcaggcctactgcttcagagctactgcaactaagcgacagctccgagtcagag gatgataccggagcaagcaacccggtgattgaagaggtaatgatacttttctccgactcggagcccttgccaaggctgaaagtccgaagggtaacccggaaagtaagattttctcatcctttagcttatcaagaccctcaatttcttttgaagcaacagactcatgaaagccggcggcacacccggaccaacaaggacgctgacctctcctccggtttacctgacgcgtcgaggaaacgccggaccgag gaaacttccccctcttctggcgactctatggaGTCGAACCTGCcgactttcaagaccgtgcccgg tgcccaggcaaaactcagcaaaagggcgaagaagaacaagccggtcgaagagccggacttgcctgaaccggaggtagccgctcaagaaccgccagctgcctctgctcctgaagccactgctccaaccgacaagccaatagcagaagcttctgctaacccggaggcctccagctcggctcaaccagcagatgacccagatgtggtaatcacccggacggaatttgttgagccggggagacctactgcgctggccaagtgctccgctaaggaggAGCTGTTAGGGCGCCACCGGGCCAACCTGGACCTGTCCGactatgccaatctgagcatCGAAGAGATCATCTTCGGCTATATcagccaggtgcacaagagccgagatctagagattgccatggtgaaccagattcagcaaAAGTGA
- the LOC141041683 gene encoding uncharacterized protein isoform X2, protein MPPKAPKAPITCNWMRSNVTDETLTDFMKSGYLPKKDVMSYRAPDPSEERPQPKDGEVVIFADHMSRGFAPLGSKFFRDVLNFFDLRPQDIGPNSVSNICNFQVFCEVYLGEEPSLLLFRELFYLNRQNECANGPSLELGGISIQRRRDCLFPYAEPPSHPKDWNQTWFYCQDTSPADESPLPGFRPSRLEPTHPLSDKLTQAERQPLLPTINKIKALLGNGLNGIDLIRVWISWRVIPLSRRPGLMCEYTGRKDDPLRHSRNDLPEDVAEDMTKALLNESLADCGRTGLAPFCKTNPAPAADDKFWKVKYDHEAAKKARKAKKAAKRAAPRKKGSRPTASELLQLSDSSESEDDTGASNPVIEETHESRRHTRTNKDADLSSGLPDASRKRRTEETSPSSGDSMESNLPTFKTVPGAQAKLSKRAKKNKPVEEPDLPEPEVAAQEPPAASAPEATAPTDKPIAEASANPEASSSAQPADDPDVVITRTEFVEPGRPTALAKCSAKEELLGRHRANLDLSDYANLSIEEIIFGYISQVHKSRDLEIAMVNQIQQK, encoded by the exons atgcctcccaaagctcctaaagcacccatcacttgcaattggatgaggtccaacgtcaccgacgagaccttaaCGGATTTCATGAAGTCAGGTTACCTGCCTAaaaaggacgtcatgtcctaccgtgcccctgacccgtcagaggagagaccacagccaaaggacggggaggtagtgatttttgcggatcacatgagccggggcttcgcaccgctcggctcaaagttcttcagagatgtactgaatttcttcgacctgcggcctcaagacataggacccaactcagtgtcaaacatatgcaatttccaagtgttctgtgaggtctaccttggagaagaacccagcttgctgctcttcagagagctcttctacctgaaccgtcagaacgagtgtgccaacgggccaagcttggaacttggtggcatCTCTATCCAGCGacggagggactgccttttcccttacgccgagccgccaagccaccccaaagactggaaccagacatggttctattgccaagacacgtcgccggctgatgagagcccgctgcccggctttcgcccctcgcgtctggaaccaacacaccctctgtcagacaagctaactcaagcggagcgccaacctctactccccaccattaacaagatcaaggctctcctgggcaatggtctcaacggaattgaccttatccgggtctggatctcgtggcgggtgatcccattgagccgccgccccggcttaatgtgtgagtacacgggccgaaaggatgatcccctgagacacagccgcaacgatcttcctgaagacgttgctgaggacatgaccaaggctcttttgaacgagagcttggcagactgcgggaggaccgggctagcccccttctgcaagaccaacccagccccagcg gctgatgacaaattctggaaggtcaaatatgaccatgaggcggccaagaaggccaggaaagccaagaaagccgccaagagagccgctccccgcaagaagggaagcaggcctactgcttcagagctactgcaactaagcgacagctccgagtcagag gatgataccggagcaagcaacccggtgattgaagag actcatgaaagccggcggcacacccggaccaacaaggacgctgacctctcctccggtttacctgacgcgtcgaggaaacgccggaccgag gaaacttccccctcttctggcgactctatggaGTCGAACCTGCcgactttcaagaccgtgcccgg tgcccaggcaaaactcagcaaaagggcgaagaagaacaagccggtcgaagagccggacttgcctgaaccggaggtagccgctcaagaaccgccagctgcctctgctcctgaagccactgctccaaccgacaagccaatagcagaagcttctgctaacccggaggcctccagctcggctcaaccagcagatgacccagatgtggtaatcacccggacggaatttgttgagccggggagacctactgcgctggccaagtgctccgctaaggaggAGCTGTTAGGGCGCCACCGGGCCAACCTGGACCTGTCCGactatgccaatctgagcatCGAAGAGATCATCTTCGGCTATATcagccaggtgcacaagagccgagatctagagattgccatggtgaaccagattcagcaaAAGTGA